A genomic window from Flavobacterium sp. I3-2 includes:
- a CDS encoding class I SAM-dependent methyltransferase — translation MKITENYIEINKHSWNNRIETHLNSEFYNMTVFLNGETSLNEIELELLGDISGKSILHLQCHFGQDSISLSRLGANVTGVDLSDKAIENAKIIAEKTQANTTFICCDIYDLKKHLNKKFDIVFTSYGTIGWLPDLDKWASIINHFLKPNGKFVFVEFHPLVWMFDDKFEKIAYHYFNVETINETEKGTYADKNAEITQSFVTWNHDLGEVMTSLLKQNLEIVDFQEYNYSPYNIFNDSVEIGPKKFQVKNLENKLPLVYSIVANKKI, via the coding sequence ATGAAAATCACTGAAAATTATATAGAAATAAACAAACATTCTTGGAACAACAGAATAGAAACTCATCTAAATTCAGAATTTTATAACATGACTGTTTTTCTTAACGGAGAAACATCGTTAAATGAAATTGAACTTGAGTTACTTGGAGATATTTCTGGAAAATCAATTTTACATTTACAATGTCATTTTGGTCAAGATTCTATTTCGTTAAGTCGATTGGGTGCGAATGTTACTGGTGTTGATTTGTCAGATAAAGCAATTGAAAATGCAAAAATAATCGCTGAAAAAACACAAGCAAACACAACGTTTATTTGTTGTGATATTTATGATTTAAAAAAACATTTAAACAAAAAATTTGATATTGTTTTTACCAGTTATGGAACCATTGGTTGGTTACCAGATTTGGATAAATGGGCAAGCATTATAAATCATTTTTTAAAACCAAATGGTAAATTTGTATTTGTTGAATTTCACCCTTTGGTTTGGATGTTTGATGATAAATTTGAAAAAATTGCTTATCATTATTTCAATGTTGAAACAATAAATGAAACTGAAAAAGGTACTTATGCAGATAAAAATGCTGAAATTACGCAATCATTTGTGACATGGAATCACGATTTAGGCGAAGTTATGACGAGTTTACTAAAACAAAATTTAGAGATTGTTGATTTTCAAGAATACAATTATTCTCCGTACAATATATTCAATGATTCGGTAGAAATTGGTCCAAAAAAATTTCAGGTTAAAAATCTTGAAAATAAGCTTCCGCTAGTTTATTCAATTGTGGCTAATAAAAAAATATAA
- a CDS encoding tetratricopeptide repeat protein gives MNKILISFFFFFFFNLISFGQNKYNEIDNLLNSESMLDAKLAIEKLESSFKSENKTSDYWLRMSKANLNIFRYEDALTDMDKAINFDSKNANLYYEKGRLLNNLDKNEQALENFSKAIYLKPEPEFYFWKAICHQNLQQLADAEANYKKAIDGGLNSPEVHFNYAIILYQNNKFSESLKQNNKAIELNENYAKAYSFRALNHLMNLDIDAAYRDNEKASSLGQRNTVYIPEEIYKGSEIIKNEFLGGFLLANKNYKQGVAVFTKLINGNSNASAMYLNRGYCYFQINEYKKAESDYYKALELPNASVDLLYDNLSLLYFNEENYAKAIECSSKRIELNPQNHVPYIDRGLSYRKLKKYKEAEADFNKSLEIKPDFFRAFGYRAYLNLELGYFLKSYEDASKAIEINPTYDYAYLVLGQAKIELGKIDYCEDFYKAKKYGNPEADEAILKYCKN, from the coding sequence ATGAATAAAATACTTATCTCATTTTTTTTCTTTTTTTTTTTTAACTTAATTTCGTTTGGTCAAAATAAATATAATGAAATTGACAATTTATTGAATTCTGAATCCATGCTTGACGCAAAATTGGCAATCGAAAAACTAGAATCAAGTTTTAAATCAGAAAATAAAACTTCTGACTATTGGTTGCGAATGTCAAAAGCAAATTTAAATATTTTCAGATATGAAGACGCACTTACCGACATGGATAAGGCCATTAATTTCGATTCAAAAAATGCAAATTTGTATTATGAAAAAGGTCGTTTATTAAACAATTTAGATAAAAACGAACAAGCTTTAGAAAATTTTTCAAAAGCAATTTATTTAAAACCAGAACCTGAATTTTATTTTTGGAAAGCAATCTGTCATCAAAATTTACAACAACTTGCAGATGCCGAAGCCAATTATAAAAAAGCAATTGATGGTGGTTTAAATTCTCCGGAAGTACATTTCAATTATGCTATAATTTTATATCAAAATAATAAGTTTTCAGAATCTTTAAAACAAAACAATAAAGCCATTGAACTAAATGAAAATTATGCTAAAGCTTATTCTTTCAGAGCATTAAATCATTTAATGAATCTTGATATTGATGCTGCTTATCGAGATAACGAAAAAGCTTCGTCACTAGGTCAAAGAAATACAGTTTATATTCCAGAAGAAATTTATAAAGGCTCAGAAATTATAAAAAATGAATTTTTGGGAGGTTTTTTACTTGCTAACAAAAACTACAAACAAGGTGTTGCGGTTTTTACAAAATTAATAAATGGAAATTCAAATGCTTCAGCTATGTATTTAAATCGAGGTTATTGTTATTTTCAAATTAACGAATACAAAAAAGCAGAAAGCGATTATTACAAAGCATTAGAATTACCTAACGCATCAGTAGATTTACTTTATGATAATTTAAGTTTATTGTATTTTAACGAAGAAAATTACGCAAAAGCAATTGAATGTTCGAGTAAACGAATTGAACTGAATCCGCAAAATCATGTTCCGTATATCGACCGAGGACTTAGTTATAGAAAATTAAAAAAATATAAAGAAGCCGAAGCTGATTTCAATAAATCGTTGGAAATAAAACCTGATTTCTTTCGTGCTTTTGGATATCGAGCGTATCTAAATTTAGAACTTGGTTATTTTTTAAAATCTTATGAAGATGCAAGCAAAGCAATTGAAATAAATCCAACGTATGATTACGCTTATTTGGTTCTTGGACAAGCAAAAATTGAATTAGGAAAAATAGATTATTGCGAAGATTTTTACAAAGCAAAAAAATACGGAAACCCTGAAGCGGATGAAGCTATTCTTAAATATTGTAAAAATTAG
- a CDS encoding RDD family protein, with protein MLIIFGTKNISSTFKRGHFDCPRCNTQRIYNLNKNRQFFSLFFVPIIPLQNNGDTLTCSICKTDFFPNTILSSDEYISTTKDIDDLDFAIASPGKRLFAFVLDLIFLIILNFPLAYLANYLPKYFDNKFVLVFLTVWIFYFFIMEVLFKGTIGKKIIGIETITETENKSISVTQNLIRSIVKIIPFINMALLFNNKKKGCHDFIAKTIVKEK; from the coding sequence ATGTTAATAATTTTTGGAACCAAAAATATTAGTTCAACATTTAAAAGAGGTCATTTTGATTGCCCTAGATGCAATACACAAAGAATTTATAATTTAAATAAAAACAGACAATTTTTTTCGTTGTTTTTTGTTCCAATCATTCCTTTACAAAATAATGGCGATACTCTAACTTGTTCAATTTGTAAAACTGATTTTTTTCCAAATACAATTTTAAGTTCAGACGAATATATCTCTACAACCAAAGACATTGATGATTTAGATTTTGCAATTGCATCTCCTGGAAAAAGACTATTTGCATTTGTACTCGATTTGATTTTTTTAATAATTCTGAATTTTCCTTTAGCTTATTTAGCTAATTATCTTCCAAAATATTTCGATAATAAATTTGTTTTAGTTTTTTTAACAGTCTGGATATTTTATTTTTTTATAATGGAAGTACTATTTAAAGGTACAATTGGTAAGAAAATAATTGGCATTGAAACTATTACGGAAACAGAAAATAAATCAATATCAGTAACTCAAAATCTAATTAGAAGTATTGTTAAAATAATTCCATTTATAAATATGGCTTTACTTTTTAATAATAAGAAAAAAGGTTGTCATGATTTTATTGCAAAAACAATTGTTAAAGAAAAATAA
- a CDS encoding fatty acid desaturase family protein gives MNLPWLILSLYVASKGYYLLAFPFSVIYFLTTLRQVHNGIHNALGLSKKATRFSLLINSIFMAVSASAIKFNHLRHHKYNLSEEDYEGITARMKWFEAILYGPIFMFNIHLNTIKKGNKIYKNQLFTETFFIILFVFLACYFEINFLIYHILIMFFFEGLMAFFAVWAVHHDTEENPEFPRTQRGSDWKSFISANMFFHLEHHLFPSIPTHNLKKISKRLDENFPNLYKKNVF, from the coding sequence ATGAATTTACCTTGGCTTATTTTGTCTTTGTATGTAGCATCAAAAGGTTATTATTTATTAGCTTTTCCTTTTTCTGTGATTTATTTTCTTACCACTTTAAGACAAGTTCATAACGGAATTCACAACGCATTAGGATTAAGTAAAAAGGCAACCCGATTTTCATTATTAATAAATAGCATTTTCATGGCGGTTTCTGCATCCGCAATTAAATTCAATCATTTACGTCATCATAAATACAACCTTTCTGAAGAAGATTACGAAGGAATTACAGCTAGGATGAAATGGTTCGAAGCCATTTTATATGGACCTATTTTTATGTTTAACATCCATTTAAACACCATAAAAAAAGGAAATAAAATATATAAAAATCAACTGTTTACAGAAACTTTTTTTATCATTCTTTTTGTTTTTTTAGCCTGCTATTTTGAAATAAATTTTTTAATCTATCATATTCTAATCATGTTCTTTTTTGAAGGTTTAATGGCGTTTTTTGCAGTTTGGGCAGTTCATCATGATACCGAAGAAAATCCTGAATTTCCAAGAACTCAACGCGGTTCAGATTGGAAAAGTTTTATATCAGCCAATATGTTTTTCCATTTAGAACATCATCTATTCCCATCTATTCCGACGCATAACTTGAAAAAAATTTCTAAACGTTTAGACGAAAATTTTCCGAATTTATATAAAAAAAATGTTTTCTAA
- a CDS encoding DUF4375 domain-containing protein gives MKKLIKIIVSDNSFKDEDPYKIISSNISVINVLREEGAEIDQIHDDAMLSYYVDFYLAQYNNGNFSQFVWNTKWSDELNDEIKIGLEKIGAVKHLELFNQQCEKVAQLSEEELNSFLENEYFGENKTRDLLKNDAFFDIDENLIELNSQWLKNHKDLWVLSIDDMFEEIENFVGHKIEKY, from the coding sequence ATGAAAAAATTAATTAAAATCATTGTTTCGGATAATTCATTTAAAGATGAAGATCCTTATAAAATAATAAGTTCAAATATCAGCGTAATCAATGTATTACGTGAAGAAGGTGCAGAAATTGACCAAATTCATGACGATGCGATGTTGAGCTATTATGTTGATTTTTATTTAGCACAATATAACAACGGAAATTTTTCGCAATTTGTTTGGAATACCAAATGGTCGGACGAATTAAATGATGAAATAAAAATTGGTTTAGAAAAAATTGGCGCAGTAAAACATTTAGAATTATTTAATCAACAATGCGAAAAAGTTGCCCAGTTATCTGAAGAGGAATTAAATTCATTTTTAGAAAATGAATATTTTGGTGAAAACAAAACAAGAGACTTACTAAAAAACGATGCTTTTTTTGATATTGACGAAAATTTGATTGAATTAAATAGTCAATGGCTTAAAAATCATAAAGATTTATGGGTGCTTTCTATAGACGATATGTTTGAAGAAATTGAAAATTTTGTCGGTCACAAAATCGAAAAATATTAA
- a CDS encoding WG repeat-containing protein, translating to MINSEGKEVVPPFYSKIGTFGKYQKDIALVKILDFQFGFIDVNGKEVVPVKYYHLEEAIEALTNTYKK from the coding sequence TTGATAAATTCAGAAGGTAAAGAAGTTGTTCCTCCATTCTACTCAAAAATTGGTACCTTTGGAAAATACCAAAAAGATATTGCTTTAGTAAAAATTCTAGACTTTCAGTTTGGATTTATTGATGTCAACGGAAAAGAAGTAGTACCAGTAAAATATTATCATTTAGAAGAAGCTATCGAAGCATTAACCAATACGTATAAAAAATGA
- a CDS encoding WG repeat-containing protein, translating into MVKSIAGFYGLINTDGKIIVQPSYAAIEDFGKIRKDWAEVKTVAGTIGCINISSEIVV; encoded by the coding sequence TTGGTTAAAAGTATTGCTGGTTTTTATGGTTTAATTAATACTGATGGAAAAATTATTGTTCAACCATCTTATGCAGCCATCGAAGATTTTGGAAAAATACGTAAAGATTGGGCTGAAGTTAAAACAGTTGCCGGAACCATTGGTTGTATAAATATTTCTAGTGAAATAGTAGTTTAA
- a CDS encoding ATP-binding protein — translation MSSPSLIPTEKIIERLRYENPWWINKQIPETYSSMSKRLYFSLFYPNVTEKSIRRALVLMGPRRVGKTVMLFHSIEQLISENIDPQKIFFIGIDNPIYVHLSLEDILDLCKQALNLTNLNGCYVFFDEVQYLKDWERHLKVLVDSFPDTKFIVSGSAAAALKWHSTESGAGRFTDFMLPPLTFQEYIYLKKMNHLIFDGNIKYGGKEINYCLTHDIKALNREFIHYLNFGGYPEVVLSEKIQSDMGRYVKNDIVDKVLLRDLPSLYGIKDVQELNRFFTYIAYNTGNEFSYETMSRESGIQKDTLKKYLEYLEAAFLIKVLNKVDVNAKRLKRITSFKVYLTNPSLRTALFSPISETDNEMGNIVETAVLSQWMHREKLDLTYARWKDGRNDGEVDLVLVDDKKYKPVWGVEIKWSNRYFDKPQELKSLIQFCKSNSFDKSLVTSIDQLGVKTFENIALSFLPASIYCYNIGDITLKMKNNNI, via the coding sequence ATGAGTAGTCCAAGTCTTATTCCAACAGAAAAAATAATTGAAAGATTACGATATGAAAACCCTTGGTGGATAAATAAACAAATACCAGAAACTTATAGTTCAATGTCAAAGCGTTTGTATTTTAGTCTGTTTTATCCAAACGTAACAGAGAAAAGTATTCGTAGGGCTTTGGTATTGATGGGACCTAGACGTGTAGGTAAAACTGTAATGCTTTTCCATAGTATAGAACAATTAATAAGCGAGAACATAGATCCACAAAAAATTTTCTTTATAGGAATTGATAACCCGATCTATGTTCACTTAAGTTTAGAAGATATTTTAGATTTATGCAAACAAGCATTAAATCTAACTAATTTAAATGGTTGCTATGTCTTTTTTGATGAAGTTCAATATTTAAAAGATTGGGAGAGGCATCTTAAAGTTCTTGTCGACTCATTTCCTGATACGAAATTCATTGTTTCGGGGTCAGCCGCTGCTGCATTAAAATGGCACAGTACAGAAAGTGGAGCTGGAAGATTCACTGATTTTATGCTACCACCATTAACGTTTCAAGAATACATTTATTTAAAAAAAATGAATCATTTAATTTTTGATGGGAATATTAAATATGGTGGTAAAGAAATAAATTATTGTTTGACACATGACATAAAAGCATTAAACAGAGAATTTATTCATTATTTAAATTTTGGTGGCTATCCAGAAGTTGTACTTTCTGAGAAAATTCAAAGTGATATGGGCAGATATGTGAAAAATGATATTGTTGATAAGGTTCTGTTACGAGATTTACCTAGTCTTTACGGAATCAAAGATGTACAAGAATTAAATCGTTTTTTTACTTATATAGCTTACAACACTGGAAATGAATTTTCTTATGAAACAATGAGTAGAGAAAGTGGTATTCAAAAGGATACCCTAAAAAAATACTTAGAATATTTAGAAGCTGCATTCTTAATCAAAGTATTAAACAAAGTAGATGTAAATGCCAAACGACTTAAAAGAATTACTAGTTTTAAAGTATACTTAACAAACCCGTCTTTAAGAACTGCATTATTTTCACCTATTAGTGAAACGGATAATGAAATGGGGAACATTGTTGAAACAGCTGTATTATCACAATGGATGCATCGTGAAAAATTGGATTTAACATACGCAAGATGGAAAGACGGTAGAAACGATGGCGAGGTAGATTTAGTTTTAGTTGATGATAAAAAATATAAACCAGTATGGGGCGTTGAAATAAAATGGAGTAATCGTTATTTTGATAAACCTCAAGAATTGAAAAGCTTAATCCAATTTTGCAAGTCTAATTCATTCGATAAATCTTTGGTAACTTCAATAGATCAGTTAGGTGTCAAAACTTTTGAAAATATTGCGTTATCATTTTTACCAGCTTCAATATATTGTTATAATATTGGTGATATTACACTTAAAATGAAAAATAACAATATTTAA
- a CDS encoding DUF4265 domain-containing protein — protein MKRNLEKILTRYYSDVLEKETVETLWAEIIDKNKGLFKIDNIPFYGPKFSCGDIIYAEYDNYEERLTFRKVVEPSGNSTIQIIVMDENLDFQKLRNEFKNLGCESEATGGIIL, from the coding sequence ATGAAAAGAAATTTAGAAAAAATTTTAACGAGATATTACAGTGACGTTCTTGAAAAAGAAACTGTTGAAACTTTATGGGCGGAAATAATTGATAAAAACAAAGGACTTTTTAAAATTGATAATATTCCTTTCTATGGACCAAAGTTTTCTTGTGGCGATATAATATATGCCGAATACGACAATTATGAAGAACGCTTGACTTTCAGAAAAGTTGTTGAACCAAGTGGAAACTCAACAATTCAAATAATTGTGATGGATGAAAACCTTGACTTCCAAAAATTACGTAATGAATTTAAAAATTTAGGATGTGAAAGTGAAGCAACTGGAGGAATTATTTTGTAA